From the genome of Psychroserpens ponticola, one region includes:
- a CDS encoding ABC transporter permease: MNHLPLIIKREYLTKVKNKSFIIMTFVSPLIMVALFVVVGYLAQLNNDKERTIAILDETGMLSDEFKNTEHTTYTILTKDTNLETAKELTKAKEDFGLLYIEKSTDTTNIYSSVQFFSDESPSVGIMNSLEEKIEKKLEGTKLVKNGVDIEQIEASKTNITIAQETFSGEKTSKLDSWLKLIFGGAAGYLLFMFIIIYGNMIMRSVIEEKTSRIIEIIISSVKPIQLMMGKIIGTSLAGITQFAIWVVLGSVLMLAGSAVLGINLAEIQTPQQEMVTEVMQNPDFANDVQMGLQSFLNLPIANLVFAFMFFFIGGFLLYSSLYAAVGAAVDNETDTQQFMMPILMPLILAVYVGIFTVIEDPHGTVSTVFSFIPFTSPVVMLMRIPFGVPIWQQVVSFLILVGTFVFTVWFAAKIYRVGILMYGKKPSYKELFKWIKY, from the coding sequence ATGAATCATTTGCCACTTATTATAAAAAGAGAATACCTAACTAAGGTTAAAAACAAATCATTCATCATAATGACGTTTGTAAGTCCATTAATTATGGTGGCGTTATTTGTGGTTGTTGGTTATTTAGCTCAATTAAATAACGATAAAGAACGCACTATTGCCATTTTGGATGAAACAGGCATGTTGAGTGATGAGTTTAAAAACACTGAACATACAACTTACACCATTTTAACAAAGGATACCAATTTAGAAACTGCCAAAGAGCTTACAAAAGCCAAAGAGGATTTTGGATTACTATATATCGAAAAAAGCACTGATACAACAAACATTTACTCAAGTGTTCAGTTCTTCTCAGATGAGTCACCTTCTGTTGGGATCATGAATAGTTTAGAAGAGAAAATTGAAAAGAAATTAGAAGGCACTAAATTAGTTAAAAACGGAGTGGATATAGAACAAATAGAAGCTTCTAAGACAAATATAACGATTGCTCAAGAAACATTTTCAGGTGAAAAAACATCTAAGCTTGATAGTTGGTTGAAACTTATTTTTGGAGGTGCAGCAGGTTACTTATTGTTCATGTTTATTATCATTTATGGAAATATGATTATGCGTAGCGTCATTGAAGAAAAAACAAGTAGAATTATTGAAATCATAATTTCGTCAGTAAAACCTATTCAATTAATGATGGGCAAAATTATTGGGACATCATTAGCAGGCATTACGCAATTTGCTATTTGGGTAGTTTTGGGTAGCGTTTTAATGTTGGCAGGATCTGCAGTTCTTGGTATTAATTTGGCAGAAATACAAACACCACAGCAAGAAATGGTGACCGAAGTGATGCAAAATCCTGATTTTGCGAATGATGTCCAAATGGGATTACAATCCTTTTTAAATCTACCAATTGCCAATCTCGTCTTCGCATTCATGTTCTTCTTCATTGGAGGATTTCTATTGTATAGCTCATTATATGCAGCAGTAGGTGCAGCTGTAGATAATGAAACTGATACGCAACAGTTTATGATGCCAATCCTAATGCCTTTAATTTTAGCTGTATATGTTGGTATTTTTACAGTAATTGAAGATCCTCATGGAACCGTATCTACAGTGTTTTCATTTATTCCGTTTACGTCTCCAGTTGTGATGTTAATGCGTATTCCATTTGGAGTGCCTATTTGGCAACAAGTAGTATCCTTTTTAATTTTAGTTGGTACATTTGTGTTTACAGTTTGGTTTGCAGCCAAAATTTATCGAGTAGGTATTTTGATGTATGGTAAAAAACCTAGTTATAAAGAACTATTTAAATGGATTAAATATTAA
- a CDS encoding mechanosensitive ion channel family protein → MTQKLSNIEHKITESSAWQKVKDFLNLHLDITENISISILDILIIITVIFITTIVLRLLLKAFTRHLPNEEKGKFNVVFSYFRWLIYVVILLITLHTVGVDVTAVFAASAALLIGIGLALQTLFQDIISGVFILIDQSVHVGDIIELDGKIGRVEEIKLRTTRATTADNKVLVIPNHLYLTNSLYNWTQNGTTTREGVAVGVAYGSDVELVKALLMQAANEHPKVLAKAETRVLFTDFGESSLNFKVVFTLNDSFNARFPQSDIRFKIDKLFRENNISIPFPQRDIHIKQQPK, encoded by the coding sequence GTGACACAGAAATTATCTAATATCGAACATAAGATTACCGAAAGTTCTGCTTGGCAAAAAGTAAAAGATTTTCTGAACCTCCATTTAGATATTACTGAGAATATAAGCATATCAATCTTGGATATCTTAATCATAATCACAGTAATATTCATAACCACAATTGTTTTAAGACTTTTGCTTAAAGCGTTTACAAGACATTTGCCTAATGAAGAAAAAGGGAAGTTTAATGTCGTATTTAGTTATTTTAGATGGCTTATTTATGTTGTTATTTTATTGATAACATTACATACAGTAGGCGTTGATGTTACAGCTGTTTTTGCTGCATCAGCAGCATTACTTATAGGTATTGGTTTAGCATTACAAACTTTATTTCAAGATATAATTTCAGGAGTATTTATTTTAATTGATCAATCTGTTCATGTTGGAGATATTATCGAATTAGATGGTAAAATTGGCAGAGTAGAAGAAATTAAATTAAGAACGACAAGAGCAACTACTGCAGATAATAAAGTGTTAGTAATACCAAATCATCTTTATTTAACCAATAGTCTCTATAATTGGACTCAAAATGGAACAACAACAAGAGAAGGTGTAGCTGTAGGTGTAGCATATGGAAGTGATGTCGAGTTAGTGAAGGCATTATTGATGCAAGCAGCTAACGAACATCCAAAAGTATTAGCAAAAGCAGAAACTAGAGTTTTGTTTACAGATTTTGGCGAGAGTTCATTAAATTTTAAAGTAGTTTTTACATTAAACGATAGTTTTAATGCACGCTTTCCTCAAAGTGATATTCGATTCAAAATCGATAAGTTATTTAGAGAGAACAATATTTCAATCCCATTTCCTCAGAGAGATATTCATATCAAACAGCAACCAAAATAA